The following proteins are encoded in a genomic region of Stutzerimonas balearica DSM 6083:
- the arcD gene encoding arginine-ornithine antiporter, translating into MPQSAQKLRLGALVALVVGSMIGGGIFSLPQNMAASAGAGAVLIGWAITGIGMLTLALVFQTLANRKPELDTGVYAYAKAGFGDYMGFSSAWGYWISAWIGNVSYLVLLFSTLGLFFPAFGEGNTALAIVCASLLLWGIHFVVLSGIREAAFLNLVTTIAKVVPLVLFIVIAALAFKIEVFTADFWGTGNLELGSVLNQVRGMMLVTVWVFIGIEGANIYSARAERRRDIGKATVIGFYSVLLLLVLVNVLSMGILSQPELAALKNPSMAGVLEHVVGRWGALLISVGLVISLLGGLLAWTLLCAEILFAGARDHTMPAFLRKENARQVPSNALWLSNGLIQLMLVITLFNDATYLNLLYLATSMILVPYFWSAAYAVLVSWRGETYEQQPGERRRDLLIALIALLYAAWLLYAGGIQYLLLSALLYAPGALFFAKAKRELGEPVFTLPEKLIFAAVLIGALIAAYGLYDGFLTL; encoded by the coding sequence ATGCCTCAATCAGCGCAAAAGCTTCGTCTTGGTGCCCTGGTGGCACTGGTGGTCGGCTCGATGATCGGCGGTGGCATCTTTTCCTTGCCACAGAACATGGCGGCGAGCGCCGGTGCCGGCGCCGTCCTGATCGGCTGGGCAATCACCGGCATCGGCATGCTGACCCTCGCCCTGGTGTTCCAGACGCTGGCCAACCGCAAGCCCGAGCTCGACACCGGCGTCTACGCCTATGCCAAGGCGGGCTTCGGCGACTACATGGGCTTCTCCTCGGCGTGGGGTTACTGGATCAGCGCCTGGATCGGCAACGTCAGCTACCTGGTGCTGCTGTTCAGTACCCTGGGGCTGTTCTTCCCGGCCTTCGGCGAAGGCAATACCGCACTGGCCATCGTCTGCGCTTCGCTGCTCCTGTGGGGCATCCATTTCGTGGTGCTCAGCGGCATTCGCGAAGCGGCCTTCCTCAACCTGGTCACGACCATCGCCAAGGTCGTGCCGCTGGTGCTGTTCATCGTCATTGCGGCGCTGGCCTTCAAGATCGAGGTGTTCACGGCCGATTTCTGGGGTACCGGCAATCTCGAGCTTGGCAGCGTGCTGAATCAGGTGCGCGGGATGATGCTGGTCACCGTCTGGGTGTTCATCGGGATCGAGGGGGCCAACATCTACTCGGCACGTGCCGAGCGGCGCCGCGATATCGGCAAGGCCACCGTCATCGGCTTCTATTCGGTGCTGCTGCTTCTGGTGCTGGTCAACGTGCTGTCGATGGGGATTCTCAGCCAACCGGAACTTGCGGCGCTGAAGAACCCCTCCATGGCTGGCGTGCTGGAGCATGTGGTCGGGCGCTGGGGCGCGCTGCTGATCAGCGTTGGCCTGGTGATCTCGCTGCTCGGCGGCCTGCTGGCCTGGACGCTGCTGTGCGCCGAGATTCTTTTCGCCGGCGCGCGCGACCACACCATGCCGGCCTTTCTGCGCAAGGAGAACGCCAGGCAGGTCCCGAGCAATGCGCTCTGGCTGTCGAACGGGCTGATCCAGCTGATGCTGGTCATCACCCTGTTCAACGATGCCACCTACCTAAACCTGCTGTACCTGGCGACGTCGATGATCCTGGTGCCCTACTTCTGGTCCGCGGCCTATGCGGTGCTGGTGAGCTGGCGCGGCGAGACCTACGAGCAGCAACCGGGCGAGCGCCGCAGGGATCTGCTGATCGCGCTGATCGCCCTGCTCTACGCCGCCTGGCTGCTGTACGCCGGCGGCATCCAGTACCTGCTGTTGTCGGCGCTGCTCTACGCCCCCGGCGCGCTGTTCTTCGCCAAGGCCAAACGCGAGCTCGGCGAGCCGGTATTCACACTGCCGGAAAAGCTCATCTTCGCCGCCGTGCTGATCGGTGCCCTGATCGCCGCCTACGGCCTCTATGACGGCTTCCTGACCCTTTGA
- a CDS encoding M20/M25/M40 family metallo-hydrolase — protein sequence MTLDEQLALLEELLLARGPAGQEDEVRQICRRQLQQSCQAVWQDEAANLIGRIEATGMPREQAERRTTRIMAHQDEIAMVVKRIDDDGRLRVVALGGAYPVNFGMCPVDILGEREVVHGALSFGTMHGTGESSQSMHVLQGDVQWHDVHVITRYSKAELGELGVRAGTRVVLSRHWRRPFTIRDCIAGHFLDDRAPLVAALVAARRLAERAHELQGDVLIVLTTNEEETNSGAQYAARTLPGSLCIALEVGPIAAEYDTRLALDPIVLTGDEKGFYSKQVSDELLKAAARCGYCPQPALMPGFASDASAVLGSGSSPRAGCLAIPTENTHGYEVIMQQGMEACARTLVEYLLTGQQ from the coding sequence ATGACCCTGGACGAACAACTGGCACTGCTCGAAGAACTCCTGCTGGCGCGCGGCCCCGCAGGCCAGGAGGACGAGGTGCGCCAGATCTGTCGGCGCCAATTGCAGCAATCCTGCCAGGCAGTCTGGCAGGACGAGGCAGCCAACCTCATCGGCCGCATCGAGGCCACTGGCATGCCGCGCGAGCAGGCAGAGCGCCGCACCACCCGGATAATGGCGCACCAGGACGAGATCGCCATGGTGGTCAAACGTATCGATGATGACGGCCGCCTGCGCGTCGTGGCGCTTGGCGGCGCCTACCCGGTGAACTTCGGCATGTGTCCGGTGGACATTCTCGGCGAGCGCGAGGTGGTCCATGGTGCCCTGTCGTTCGGCACCATGCACGGCACCGGCGAGTCCAGCCAGTCGATGCACGTGTTGCAGGGTGACGTGCAATGGCACGACGTGCATGTCATCACCCGATATTCGAAAGCCGAACTCGGCGAGCTGGGGGTGCGCGCCGGCACACGGGTGGTGCTCAGCCGCCACTGGCGCCGGCCCTTTACGATACGCGACTGTATCGCCGGGCATTTTCTCGACGACCGCGCACCGCTGGTCGCCGCGCTGGTCGCCGCCCGCCGCCTGGCCGAGCGCGCCCACGAACTGCAAGGCGATGTGCTGATCGTGCTCACGACCAACGAGGAAGAAACCAATTCCGGCGCGCAGTACGCGGCGCGGACCCTGCCCGGCTCGCTGTGCATCGCCCTCGAAGTCGGTCCGATCGCCGCCGAGTACGACACCCGCCTGGCGCTCGACCCCATCGTGCTGACGGGTGACGAGAAAGGCTTCTACTCCAAACAGGTGTCCGATGAGCTGCTCAAGGCCGCCGCGCGCTGCGGTTATTGCCCGCAGCCGGCGCTGATGCCCGGCTTTGCTTCGGATGCGAGCGCCGTGCTCGGCTCGGGCTCCTCGCCTCGCGCCGGCTGCCTGGCCATTCCTACCGAGAACACCCACGGCTACGAAGTGATCATGCAGCAGGGCATGGAGGCTTGCGCGCGCACGCTGGTCGAGTACCTGCTCACCGGGCAGCAGTAA
- a CDS encoding GlxA family transcriptional regulator: protein MRSTSSGALPTGDGERVIELGILLYPGAQLATVLGLTDLFGIARRLAGEQANRNAPVLRVSHWRLENPGDLPMRVADSHPQARGQLQVLILPASLETPISAEAAAPYRAWLRQQHQAGVTLASVCAGAFLLGETGLLDGRTITTHWLHVDGFSARFPDVRLDVDQLIIDADDIISAGGVMAWTDLGLRLVDRYLGPTIMLETARVLLIDPPGRQQRYYRGFTPRLAHGDTAVLAVQHWLHETGGGDAALAELAQRAGLEQRTFLRRFRKATGMTTTEYCQRLRVGRARELLQADRLSIERVAWEVGYADPGAFRKVFTRIVGLSPGAYRRRFATLA, encoded by the coding sequence GTGCGATCGACATCTTCAGGGGCGCTACCGACAGGCGACGGCGAGCGGGTCATCGAGCTGGGCATCCTGCTCTACCCCGGTGCTCAACTGGCCACCGTCCTCGGCCTGACCGATCTGTTCGGCATCGCGCGTCGCCTCGCCGGCGAGCAGGCTAATCGCAATGCGCCCGTTCTGCGCGTCTCGCACTGGCGACTCGAGAACCCCGGCGACCTGCCGATGCGCGTCGCCGACTCGCATCCACAGGCGCGCGGCCAGCTGCAGGTGCTGATCCTGCCTGCCAGCCTCGAGACGCCGATCTCGGCGGAGGCGGCGGCGCCCTATAGGGCCTGGCTGCGGCAGCAGCATCAGGCCGGCGTCACCCTGGCATCGGTCTGCGCCGGCGCCTTTCTGCTGGGCGAGACCGGCCTGCTGGACGGCCGCACCATCACCACGCACTGGCTCCACGTGGACGGTTTCTCGGCCCGCTTCCCGGACGTTCGCCTGGATGTCGACCAGCTGATCATCGATGCCGACGACATCATCAGTGCCGGCGGCGTCATGGCCTGGACCGATCTCGGTTTGCGCCTGGTCGATCGCTATCTGGGCCCGACGATCATGCTCGAGACCGCGCGCGTGCTGTTGATCGACCCGCCCGGCCGGCAGCAGCGCTACTACCGCGGCTTCACTCCGCGGCTGGCACACGGTGATACGGCGGTGCTCGCGGTACAGCACTGGCTGCACGAGACGGGTGGCGGCGACGCCGCCCTGGCCGAGCTCGCGCAACGCGCCGGCCTGGAACAGCGGACCTTTCTGCGGCGCTTTCGCAAAGCCACCGGCATGACGACCACCGAGTATTGCCAGCGACTGCGGGTCGGGCGGGCGCGCGAATTGCTGCAGGCTGACCGCCTGTCCATCGAGCGGGTCGCCTGGGAGGTGGGCTACGCCGACCCCGGCGCGTTCAGAAAGGTCTTCACCCGCATCGTCGGCCTCAGCCCGGGCGCCTACCGGCGCCGCTTCGCCACGCTCGCCTAG
- a CDS encoding cysteine hydrolase family protein, whose translation MSKRAVVVIDLQNEYLPTGKLPLSGIERAVSNAAKVIADARARGIPVIHVRHEFVNGEKPIFVPGSEGVKIQDAVVPQGDEPVVVKHYPNAFRETSLKQLLDERGVQELVVVGAMSHMCIDAGVRAAADLGYGVTLLHDACATLDLEFGGVTVPARQVHAAIMAALGFAYATLVDTEAYLAAS comes from the coding sequence ATGAGCAAGCGTGCGGTGGTCGTAATCGACCTGCAGAACGAATACCTACCAACGGGCAAGCTGCCGCTGAGCGGCATCGAACGGGCCGTCAGCAATGCGGCCAAGGTGATCGCCGATGCCCGCGCCAGAGGGATTCCGGTGATCCATGTCCGGCACGAATTCGTCAATGGCGAGAAGCCGATATTCGTGCCGGGCAGCGAAGGTGTGAAGATCCAGGACGCCGTCGTTCCGCAGGGCGACGAGCCGGTAGTGGTCAAGCATTACCCGAATGCCTTCCGCGAGACCTCGCTCAAACAGCTGCTGGACGAGCGCGGCGTGCAGGAGCTGGTGGTGGTAGGTGCGATGAGCCACATGTGCATCGATGCAGGGGTGCGTGCGGCGGCCGACCTCGGTTATGGCGTGACCCTCTTGCACGATGCCTGCGCCACGCTGGATCTGGAATTCGGTGGGGTCACGGTTCCGGCCAGGCAGGTGCATGCGGCGATAATGGCCGCGCTGGGCTTCGCCTATGCCACGCTCGTGGACACCGAGGCCTATCTGGCGGCCAGCTGA
- the fabI gene encoding enoyl-ACP reductase FabI, whose protein sequence is MGFLTGKRVLIVGVASKLSIASGIAAAMHREGAELAFTYQNEKLKGRVEEFAAGWGSSADLCFPCDVANDEDIARVFEELGKKWDGLDCIVHSVGFAPGDQLNGDFTEVTTREGFKIAHDISAYSFVALAKAGREMMKGRNGSLLTLSYLGAERTMPNYNVMGMAKASLEAGVRYLAGSLGPEGTRVNCISAGPIRTLAASGIASFRKMLAANEKQTPLRRNVTIEEVGNAGAFLCSDLASGISGEILYVDGGFNTTAMGSLED, encoded by the coding sequence ATGGGTTTTCTAACCGGTAAGCGCGTACTGATCGTAGGCGTGGCCAGCAAACTGTCGATCGCCTCCGGCATCGCCGCCGCCATGCACCGCGAAGGTGCCGAGCTGGCCTTCACCTACCAGAACGAGAAGCTCAAGGGCCGCGTCGAAGAGTTCGCCGCCGGCTGGGGCTCGAGCGCCGACCTGTGTTTCCCCTGTGACGTGGCCAACGACGAAGACATCGCGCGGGTCTTCGAGGAGCTGGGCAAGAAGTGGGACGGCCTGGACTGCATCGTCCACTCGGTTGGTTTCGCCCCGGGCGACCAGCTCAACGGTGACTTCACCGAAGTAACCACCCGCGAAGGCTTCAAGATCGCCCACGACATCAGCGCCTACAGCTTCGTCGCCCTGGCCAAGGCCGGTCGCGAAATGATGAAAGGCCGCAACGGCAGCCTGCTGACCCTTTCCTACCTGGGCGCCGAGCGCACCATGCCGAACTACAACGTGATGGGCATGGCCAAGGCTTCGCTGGAAGCCGGCGTACGCTACCTGGCCGGCAGCCTCGGCCCGGAAGGCACCCGCGTGAACTGCATCTCCGCGGGCCCGATCCGCACCCTGGCCGCCTCCGGCATCGCCAGCTTCCGCAAGATGCTGGCCGCCAACGAGAAGCAGACCCCGCTGCGTCGCAACGTGACCATCGAAGAAGTCGGCAACGCCGGCGCCTTCCTCTGCTCGGACCTGGCCTCGGGCATCAGCGGCGAAATTCTCTATGTCGACGGCGGCTTCAACACCACCGCCATGGGCTCGCTGGAAGACTGA
- a CDS encoding ABC transporter ATP-binding protein gives MAENLIEIRDLAVEFSHGESRQRVVEGVSFDIRKGETLALVGESGSGKSVTAHSILRLLPYPLASHPAGQILFHGEDLLHADEKRMRAIRGNRIAMVFQEPMTSLNPLHTVGKQINEVLSIHKGLRGRAASARTLELLELVGIPNARERFRAYPHELSGGQRQRVMIAMALANEPELLIADEPTTALDVTVQLKILELLKDLQARLGMSLLLISHDLNLVRRVAHRACVMQRGRVVEQASCEQLFRAPQHPYTQELLAAEPSGGPVDVEQRPSLLEVNDLRVWFPIKKGVMRRTVDHVKAVDGVSFSLPKGQTLGIVGESGSGKSTLGLAILRLIGSRGEIRFQGHELSSLSQRDVRPLRRQMQVVFQDPFGSLSPRMSVGQIIGEGLRIHRIGTAKEQEAAIIEALVEVGLDPDTRHRYPHEFSGGQRQRIAIARALVLKPALILLDEPTSALDRTVQRQVVELLRSLQQKYDLTYLFISHDLAVVRALSHQMMVVKQGQVVEQGVAGEIFAAPQHPYTQQLLESAFLAPAADAQPEEGKAHGFSNR, from the coding sequence ATGGCCGAGAATCTGATTGAAATCCGCGACCTCGCGGTCGAATTCAGTCATGGCGAAAGCCGGCAGCGCGTCGTCGAAGGGGTGAGCTTCGACATTCGCAAGGGCGAGACTTTGGCGCTGGTCGGCGAGAGCGGTTCGGGCAAGTCGGTCACGGCGCATTCGATACTGCGCCTGCTGCCCTACCCACTGGCGAGCCACCCGGCCGGGCAGATCCTCTTTCATGGCGAGGACCTGTTGCACGCTGACGAAAAGCGCATGCGTGCGATCCGCGGCAATCGCATCGCGATGGTCTTCCAGGAGCCGATGACCTCGCTCAACCCCTTGCACACGGTCGGCAAGCAGATCAACGAGGTGCTCAGCATCCACAAGGGCCTGCGTGGCCGTGCCGCCAGTGCACGCACGCTCGAGCTGCTCGAGCTGGTCGGCATTCCCAACGCGCGCGAACGCTTCCGTGCCTATCCCCACGAGCTGTCGGGTGGCCAGCGCCAGCGGGTGATGATCGCCATGGCCCTGGCCAACGAACCGGAGCTGCTCATCGCCGACGAACCCACCACGGCGCTGGACGTAACGGTGCAGCTGAAGATTCTCGAGCTGCTGAAGGATCTGCAGGCGCGCCTGGGCATGTCGTTGCTGCTGATCAGCCACGATCTCAACCTGGTTCGCCGCGTCGCGCATCGTGCATGTGTCATGCAGCGCGGTCGCGTCGTCGAACAGGCATCGTGCGAGCAATTGTTCCGCGCGCCGCAGCATCCATACACGCAGGAGCTGCTGGCGGCGGAGCCGAGCGGTGGTCCGGTGGACGTCGAACAGCGCCCGTCATTGCTGGAGGTCAACGACCTGCGGGTCTGGTTCCCGATCAAGAAGGGGGTCATGCGCAGGACGGTGGACCACGTCAAGGCAGTCGATGGCGTCTCGTTCAGTCTGCCCAAGGGACAGACGCTTGGCATCGTCGGCGAAAGCGGCTCCGGAAAGTCGACCCTTGGGCTGGCGATCCTGCGTCTGATCGGTAGCCGTGGCGAGATACGCTTCCAGGGGCACGAGCTCAGCAGCCTGTCACAACGGGACGTGCGCCCGCTGCGACGGCAGATGCAGGTGGTTTTCCAGGACCCGTTCGGCAGCCTGAGCCCGCGCATGTCGGTGGGCCAGATCATCGGCGAGGGCCTGCGCATTCACCGGATCGGAACGGCCAAGGAGCAGGAAGCGGCGATCATCGAGGCGCTGGTGGAAGTCGGGCTCGACCCGGACACCCGCCACCGCTACCCGCACGAGTTTTCCGGCGGACAGCGGCAGCGCATCGCCATTGCGCGCGCGCTGGTATTGAAACCGGCGCTGATTCTGCTGGACGAGCCCACCTCGGCGCTCGACCGAACGGTTCAGCGCCAAGTGGTCGAGCTATTGCGATCGCTACAACAGAAGTACGACCTGACCTACCTGTTCATCAGCCATGACCTGGCGGTGGTCAGGGCGCTGAGCCACCAGATGATGGTGGTCAAGCAGGGTCAGGTCGTGGAACAGGGGGTGGCAGGCGAGATATTCGCGGCCCCGCAACATCCATATACACAACAGCTGCTGGAGTCGGCCTTTCTGGCCCCGGCAGCCGATGCACAACCAGAAGAGGGAAAAGCACATGGGTTTTCTAACCGGTAA
- a CDS encoding ABC transporter permease, whose amino-acid sequence MKLSPLNQRRFELFKAHKRGWWSLWLFVALFTLSLGAELIANDKPIVVRYDGQWYFPVFKRYPETTFGGEFPLQANYKSPYIEKLIAKKDGWMIWPPIPFDYSSINYDLQVPAPAPPSWDNWLGTDDQGRDVLARVIYGFRISVLFALTLTLISSVIGVAAGALQGFYGGWVDLVGQRVLEIWSGLPVLYLLIILASFVQPNFWWLLGIMLLFSWMSLVDVVRAEFLRGRNLEYVRAARALGMRNGAIMFRHILPNAMVSTMTFMPFILTGAIGTLTALDFLGFGLPPGAPSLGELVAQGKANLQAPWLGISAFVVLAVMLTLLVFIGEAARDAFDPRK is encoded by the coding sequence ATGAAGCTGTCCCCTCTCAATCAGCGCCGGTTCGAGCTGTTCAAGGCACACAAGCGCGGCTGGTGGTCGCTCTGGCTGTTCGTCGCGCTGTTCACGCTGAGCCTCGGCGCCGAGCTGATCGCCAACGACAAGCCGATCGTGGTGCGCTACGACGGGCAATGGTACTTCCCGGTCTTCAAACGCTATCCGGAGACCACCTTCGGCGGCGAGTTCCCGCTGCAGGCCAACTACAAGAGCCCCTACATCGAGAAGCTGATCGCCAAGAAAGACGGCTGGATGATCTGGCCGCCGATCCCGTTCGACTACTCGAGCATCAACTACGACCTGCAGGTCCCCGCGCCGGCGCCACCGTCCTGGGATAACTGGCTGGGTACCGATGACCAGGGCCGCGATGTGCTGGCGCGAGTGATCTACGGGTTCCGCATCTCGGTGCTGTTCGCGCTCACGCTCACGTTGATCAGCTCGGTGATCGGCGTCGCTGCCGGCGCATTGCAGGGCTTCTACGGTGGCTGGGTCGACCTGGTCGGGCAACGGGTACTGGAAATCTGGTCCGGGCTGCCGGTGCTCTATCTGCTGATCATCCTGGCCAGCTTCGTGCAACCGAACTTCTGGTGGCTGCTGGGCATCATGCTGCTGTTCTCCTGGATGAGCCTGGTCGACGTGGTGCGTGCGGAGTTCCTGCGCGGCCGCAACCTCGAGTATGTGCGGGCGGCGCGGGCGCTGGGCATGCGCAACGGCGCGATCATGTTCCGCCACATCCTGCCCAACGCCATGGTGTCCACCATGACGTTCATGCCGTTCATCCTCACCGGGGCGATCGGCACGCTGACCGCGCTCGACTTTCTCGGCTTCGGGCTGCCACCCGGTGCTCCCTCGCTGGGAGAGCTGGTGGCACAGGGCAAGGCGAACCTGCAGGCGCCCTGGCTCGGCATCAGCGCATTCGTGGTGCTGGCCGTCATGCTGACGCTGCTGGTGTTCATCGGCGAGGCGGCGCGCGATGCCTTCGACCCAAGGAAGTGA
- a CDS encoding microcin C ABC transporter permease YejB, with protein MLAYIVRRLLLIVPTLFGILLINFIIIQAAPGGPVEQAIAKLEGFEGATSRIAGGGSEVAAAGNNYRGAQGLDPELIAEIERLYGFDKPPAERFWLMLSNYARLDFGESFFRDAKVTELILEKMPVSISLGLWSTLIMYLVSIPLGIAKANRHGSSFDVWTSSVIIVGYAIPAFLFAILLIVLFAGGSYWNWFPLRGLTSANFDDLTLGGKILDYFWHLALPVTALVIGNFATLTLLTKNSFLDEINKQYVITARAKGLSKNRVLYGHVFRNAMLIIIAGFPAAFIGMFFTGSLLIEVIFSLDGLGLLSFEAAINRDYPVVFGTLFLFTLLGLVVKLIGDLTYTLVDPRIDFESREG; from the coding sequence ATGCTCGCCTACATCGTTCGACGTCTCCTGCTGATCGTGCCGACGCTGTTCGGCATCCTGCTGATCAACTTCATCATCATCCAAGCAGCGCCTGGCGGGCCGGTCGAGCAGGCGATCGCCAAGCTCGAGGGCTTCGAAGGTGCGACCAGCCGTATCGCCGGCGGTGGCTCGGAAGTCGCCGCCGCCGGCAACAACTACCGCGGCGCGCAAGGCCTGGATCCCGAGCTGATCGCCGAAATCGAGCGGCTCTACGGATTCGACAAGCCACCGGCCGAACGCTTCTGGCTGATGCTCAGCAACTACGCGCGGCTGGATTTCGGCGAGAGCTTCTTCCGAGACGCCAAGGTGACCGAGCTGATTCTCGAAAAGATGCCGGTATCGATCTCGCTGGGGCTGTGGAGCACGCTGATCATGTACCTGGTGTCCATTCCGCTCGGTATCGCCAAGGCCAACCGGCACGGCAGCAGCTTCGATGTCTGGACCAGCTCGGTGATCATCGTCGGCTATGCGATCCCGGCGTTTCTGTTCGCGATTCTGCTGATCGTGCTGTTCGCCGGCGGCAGCTATTGGAACTGGTTCCCGCTGCGCGGCCTGACCTCGGCCAACTTCGACGACCTGACGCTCGGCGGCAAGATCCTCGACTATTTCTGGCATCTCGCGCTGCCGGTCACCGCGCTGGTCATCGGCAACTTCGCCACACTGACGCTGCTGACCAAGAACAGCTTTCTCGACGAGATCAACAAACAGTACGTGATCACCGCGCGCGCCAAGGGCTTGAGCAAGAATCGGGTGCTCTATGGTCACGTCTTCCGCAACGCCATGCTGATCATCATCGCCGGCTTTCCGGCGGCCTTCATTGGCATGTTCTTCACGGGCTCGCTGTTGATCGAAGTGATCTTCTCGCTCGACGGTCTGGGCCTGCTGAGCTTCGAGGCAGCGATCAACCGCGACTACCCGGTGGTGTTCGGCACGCTGTTCCTGTTCACCTTGCTCGGTCTGGTCGTCAAGCTGATCGGCGACCTCACCTACACCCTGGTCGATCCGCGCATCGACTTCGAAAGCCGGGAGGGCTGA
- a CDS encoding extracellular solute-binding protein — translation MQRLAQQFALLGLLCACTLAGAAPRHALTLYDEPPKYPANFEHFEYANPDAPKGGVLRQAGFGSFDSLNPFINKGVSAEDIGLIYDTLTTNSLDEPFTVYGLVAEKIERGPKNDWVRFYLRPEARFHDGQPVTAEDVAFTFETLISQGAPQYRAYYADVDKVVVEGKRQVRFDFKHAGNRELPMILGQLPVLPKHWWAERNFTSGSLEPPLGSGPYRVERVQPGRSISYARVEDYWGRDLAVNRGFYNFDRLVFDYYRDNTVALQAFKAGQFDYWLETSAKNWATAYDIPAVHEGRLIKEEIPNYNPTGMQGFIFNIRRPLLQDRRVREALALLFDFEWTNRQLFNGAYFRTHSYFDNSELASSGLPGKDELAVLEPLRGQIPDEVFEKPFELPVTDGNGIIREQQRRAYQLLTEAGWRVENDRMVDAQGKPVKLEFLLVQSEFERVLLPYKRNLADLGIELEIRRVDVSQYVNRLRSRDFDMIVSGFGQSNSPGNEQREYWHSVSADNPGSRNFIGLKDPAIDTLVEQLIAADTRQELITHTRALDRVLLWGHYVVPNWHIKTWRVAYWSHLAHPQVTPRQDIGLMTWWTRPEEPAPATPTQAPAESER, via the coding sequence ATGCAACGACTCGCCCAGCAGTTCGCCTTGCTCGGCCTGCTCTGCGCCTGCACGCTGGCAGGCGCCGCGCCCCGTCACGCCCTCACGCTGTACGACGAACCGCCCAAGTACCCGGCGAACTTCGAGCACTTCGAATACGCCAACCCTGACGCCCCCAAGGGCGGCGTCCTGCGGCAGGCCGGTTTCGGCAGCTTCGACTCGCTCAACCCCTTCATCAACAAGGGCGTATCGGCCGAAGACATCGGCCTGATCTATGACACGCTGACCACCAACAGCCTCGACGAACCCTTCACGGTCTATGGGCTGGTCGCCGAGAAGATCGAGCGTGGCCCGAAAAACGACTGGGTGCGTTTCTATCTGCGCCCTGAGGCACGCTTTCACGATGGCCAGCCGGTCACCGCCGAGGACGTCGCCTTTACCTTCGAGACCCTGATCAGCCAGGGCGCACCGCAATACCGGGCCTACTATGCGGACGTCGACAAGGTCGTGGTCGAAGGCAAGCGCCAGGTTCGCTTCGACTTCAAACATGCCGGCAACCGCGAGCTGCCAATGATCCTCGGCCAGCTGCCGGTGCTGCCCAAGCACTGGTGGGCCGAGCGCAACTTCACTTCCGGCAGCCTGGAGCCGCCACTCGGCAGCGGCCCCTATCGCGTCGAGCGAGTCCAGCCAGGCCGCTCGATCAGCTATGCGCGCGTGGAGGACTACTGGGGTCGCGACCTCGCCGTGAACCGTGGCTTCTACAACTTCGACCGGCTGGTATTCGACTACTACCGCGACAACACCGTCGCGCTCCAGGCATTCAAGGCCGGACAGTTCGACTACTGGCTGGAAACCAGCGCAAAGAACTGGGCAACCGCCTACGACATTCCCGCCGTGCACGAAGGTCGCCTGATCAAGGAAGAAATTCCGAACTACAACCCCACCGGCATGCAGGGCTTCATCTTCAACATCCGCCGTCCGCTGCTGCAGGACCGGCGGGTCCGCGAAGCGCTGGCATTGCTGTTCGACTTCGAATGGACCAACCGGCAGCTGTTCAACGGCGCCTACTTCCGTACCCACAGCTATTTCGACAACTCGGAGCTCGCCTCCTCCGGTCTGCCCGGCAAGGATGAGCTCGCGGTGCTCGAACCGCTGCGCGGCCAGATTCCCGACGAAGTCTTCGAGAAGCCGTTCGAGCTGCCGGTCACCGACGGCAACGGCATCATCCGCGAGCAGCAGCGACGCGCCTATCAGTTGCTCACCGAGGCCGGCTGGCGTGTCGAGAACGACCGCATGGTCGATGCCCAGGGCAAGCCAGTGAAACTCGAGTTCCTCCTGGTGCAGTCCGAATTCGAGCGGGTCCTGCTGCCCTACAAACGCAACCTGGCCGACCTCGGCATCGAGCTGGAAATTCGCCGGGTAGACGTCTCGCAGTACGTCAACCGCCTGCGCTCGCGCGACTTCGACATGATCGTCAGCGGCTTCGGCCAATCCAACTCGCCGGGCAACGAGCAGCGCGAGTACTGGCATTCGGTCAGCGCCGACAACCCCGGCAGCCGCAACTTCATCGGTCTGAAAGACCCGGCGATCGACACGCTGGTCGAGCAACTGATCGCCGCCGACACGCGCCAGGAGCTGATTACCCATACCCGAGCCCTCGACCGTGTATTGCTCTGGGGGCATTACGTCGTACCCAACTGGCACATCAAGACCTGGCGCGTGGCGTATTGGAGCCACCTGGCACACCCGCAAGTGACGCCACGCCAGGACATCGGCCTGATGACCTGGTGGACGCGCCCCGAGGAACCGGCCCCGGCCACCCCGACGCAGGCACCCGCGGAGTCGGAACGCTGA